In Haematobia irritans isolate KBUSLIRL chromosome 1, ASM5000362v1, whole genome shotgun sequence, a genomic segment contains:
- the Ets97D gene encoding DNA-binding protein Ets97D isoform X2: protein MESNDLTQLSEELIQRLGSGGDLGIMANELFQQDDLYINQDDSSSNVGSDNEIIMHMDIREPLRTLQKLLEKKVGLSLQGYEFWLQDAQELEPHKNLVDQCVKGEGLVQINVEIKYIIKRINILDVLKPTEDALAALAAEEAYKTDASTDDEIPIRTSESHDDTEEESKPKKAKLTEVTSTTIPTLKEKPCLNWVLDNKFRKEQIRLKIPEDPNHWTTLQVKYWFQWAVREFGLLNAHISDWCISGRQLCALTHEEFRKKIPSDPGNVFWTHIQLLRECKFVSVVHKAAETALATDETTSNDLDALGLNILANSAREPKIMRKTFHNLKKETAALSELNISANSLVQSNLGHTSYGIGTGNNGQVQLWQFLLEILTDREHVDIIQWVGEDGEFKLSDPEKVARLWGEKKNKPAMNYEKLSRALRYYYDGDMISKVSGKRFAYKFDCDLRLLIGYTAAELSALVNEKSFVDESVYLEKMDSKTDEE, encoded by the exons ATGGAATCAAACGATCTAACACAACTTTCAGAAGAGCTCATACAGCGCTTAGGAAGTGGTGGAGATTTAG GCATAATGGCAAATGAACTATTCCAACAAGATGATTTGTATATAAATCAAGATGACAGTAGTTCCAATGTGGGTTCAGATAATGAAATTATTATGCACATGGATATAAGAGAACCGCTAAGAACATTACA aaaattattaGAGAAAAAAGTTGGTCTTAGTCTACAAGGCTACGAATTTTGGTTACAAGATGCCCAGGAG TTGGAACCCCATAAAAATCTTGTCGACCAATGTGTCAAAGGAGAAGGCTTGGTTCAAATAAATGTTGAAatcaaatacataataaaacgtATTAATATCCTAGATGTATTAAAGCCTACAGAGGATGCACTGG CTGCCCTAGCTGCTGAAGAAGCCTATAAAACTGATGCTTCTACCGATGATGAGATACCCATACGTACTAGCGAATCACATGATGATACTGAAGAAGAATCAAAACCTAAGAAGGCCAAACTCACAGAGGTTACATCAACGACAATTCCTACGCTTAAAGAGAAACCTTGCCTCAATTGGGTCTTGGACAATAAATTTCGAAAAGAACAGATTCGTCTTAAAATACCCGAAGATCCAAATCACTGGACGACGCTTCAAGTGAAATATTGGTTCCAGTGGGCGGTGCGAGAATTTGGTTTG CTGAATGCTCACATCAGCGATTGGTGTATATCAGGTCGACAGTTATGTGCTCTGACACATGAAGAGTTTCGCAAGAAAATTCCCTCTGATCCAGGAAATGTTTTCTGGACGCACATACAATTGCTCAGAGAATGTAAATTTGTGTCTGTAGTCCACAAAGCTGCTGAGACTGCACTTGCCACAGATGAAACTACATCAAACGATCTGGATGCATTGGGTCTAAATATATTAGCCAATTCAGCAAGAGAGCCTAAAATTATGCGTAAGACATTCCATAATTTGAAAAAGGAAA CTGCAGCTTTAAGTGAATTAAATATATCGGCAAATAGTCTGGTTCAATCCAATTTGGGACACACTTCATATGGCATAGGAACTGGCAATAATGGTCAAGTGCAGCTATGGCAATTTTTACTCGAAATACTTACCGATCGTGAACATGTCGACATAATACAATGGGTCGGTGAAGATGGTGAATTTAAATTATCCGATCCTGAAAAGGTTGCTCGCCTCTGGggcgaaaagaaaaacaaaccagCCATGAATTATGAGAAACTATCACGGGCCTTACGTTATTACTATGATGGTGATATGATTTCAAAAGTATCCGGTAAACGTTTTGCCTATAAATTCGATTGTGACCTTCGGCTATTAATTGGCTATACAGCTGCAGAATTGTCAGCTTTGGTAAATGAAAAATCCTTCGTTGATGAATCTGTTTACCTGGAGAAAATGGATTCAAAAACAGATGAAGAATGA
- the Ets97D gene encoding DNA-binding protein Ets97D isoform X1 yields MESNDLTQLSEELIQRLGSGGDLEGIMANELFQQDDLYINQDDSSSNVGSDNEIIMHMDIREPLRTLQKLLEKKVGLSLQGYEFWLQDAQELEPHKNLVDQCVKGEGLVQINVEIKYIIKRINILDVLKPTEDALAALAAEEAYKTDASTDDEIPIRTSESHDDTEEESKPKKAKLTEVTSTTIPTLKEKPCLNWVLDNKFRKEQIRLKIPEDPNHWTTLQVKYWFQWAVREFGLLNAHISDWCISGRQLCALTHEEFRKKIPSDPGNVFWTHIQLLRECKFVSVVHKAAETALATDETTSNDLDALGLNILANSAREPKIMRKTFHNLKKETAALSELNISANSLVQSNLGHTSYGIGTGNNGQVQLWQFLLEILTDREHVDIIQWVGEDGEFKLSDPEKVARLWGEKKNKPAMNYEKLSRALRYYYDGDMISKVSGKRFAYKFDCDLRLLIGYTAAELSALVNEKSFVDESVYLEKMDSKTDEE; encoded by the exons ATGGAATCAAACGATCTAACACAACTTTCAGAAGAGCTCATACAGCGCTTAGGAAGTGGTGGAGATTTAG aaGGCATAATGGCAAATGAACTATTCCAACAAGATGATTTGTATATAAATCAAGATGACAGTAGTTCCAATGTGGGTTCAGATAATGAAATTATTATGCACATGGATATAAGAGAACCGCTAAGAACATTACA aaaattattaGAGAAAAAAGTTGGTCTTAGTCTACAAGGCTACGAATTTTGGTTACAAGATGCCCAGGAG TTGGAACCCCATAAAAATCTTGTCGACCAATGTGTCAAAGGAGAAGGCTTGGTTCAAATAAATGTTGAAatcaaatacataataaaacgtATTAATATCCTAGATGTATTAAAGCCTACAGAGGATGCACTGG CTGCCCTAGCTGCTGAAGAAGCCTATAAAACTGATGCTTCTACCGATGATGAGATACCCATACGTACTAGCGAATCACATGATGATACTGAAGAAGAATCAAAACCTAAGAAGGCCAAACTCACAGAGGTTACATCAACGACAATTCCTACGCTTAAAGAGAAACCTTGCCTCAATTGGGTCTTGGACAATAAATTTCGAAAAGAACAGATTCGTCTTAAAATACCCGAAGATCCAAATCACTGGACGACGCTTCAAGTGAAATATTGGTTCCAGTGGGCGGTGCGAGAATTTGGTTTG CTGAATGCTCACATCAGCGATTGGTGTATATCAGGTCGACAGTTATGTGCTCTGACACATGAAGAGTTTCGCAAGAAAATTCCCTCTGATCCAGGAAATGTTTTCTGGACGCACATACAATTGCTCAGAGAATGTAAATTTGTGTCTGTAGTCCACAAAGCTGCTGAGACTGCACTTGCCACAGATGAAACTACATCAAACGATCTGGATGCATTGGGTCTAAATATATTAGCCAATTCAGCAAGAGAGCCTAAAATTATGCGTAAGACATTCCATAATTTGAAAAAGGAAA CTGCAGCTTTAAGTGAATTAAATATATCGGCAAATAGTCTGGTTCAATCCAATTTGGGACACACTTCATATGGCATAGGAACTGGCAATAATGGTCAAGTGCAGCTATGGCAATTTTTACTCGAAATACTTACCGATCGTGAACATGTCGACATAATACAATGGGTCGGTGAAGATGGTGAATTTAAATTATCCGATCCTGAAAAGGTTGCTCGCCTCTGGggcgaaaagaaaaacaaaccagCCATGAATTATGAGAAACTATCACGGGCCTTACGTTATTACTATGATGGTGATATGATTTCAAAAGTATCCGGTAAACGTTTTGCCTATAAATTCGATTGTGACCTTCGGCTATTAATTGGCTATACAGCTGCAGAATTGTCAGCTTTGGTAAATGAAAAATCCTTCGTTGATGAATCTGTTTACCTGGAGAAAATGGATTCAAAAACAGATGAAGAATGA